The region ACGTACGGACGAGTTCCGGCACGTCCCGCTGGATCAGTGCGTCCAGGGAGAGCTTGGCCAGCGCCTGCGAGAACCCCGCGACAGCCGTCAGACAGGCCACCAGGAAGGCCCCGAAGAATATGGCGGCGGTGATCGCGGCCCCCAGCACACCCGCGACGACCGTCACGATGATGATCTCCGGGGCGCGCGATTTCAGCCAGGCCCCGACCGCCGTGCCGAGCGCGTTGCCCGCGCCCGCCGAGACGCCCACTATCCCGAGCGAGACGGCCGCGCTCTCGCCGGTGAGCGGGTGCTCGCGGAGCAGGAAGGCGAGGAAGAAGATCAGGAAGCCGGAGAGGCAGCGCAGGGCGGCGTTGGCGCCGAGGGCGTGGGTGACGGCCGTACCGACGGTGCGCAGCCCCGGCCGCCGCAGCTTGTCCTTGATGAGCTGCGGTCCATGCAGATGCTCCTCGTCCGCGACCAGCAGCGCCCGGTCCTCGCCCTTGGCGGAGTCGACCTTGGGCGGCAGCGTGAACGACAGGAACGTCCCCGCGATGAAGATGACGAAGGCGCCGTAGAGCGGATAGCGCGGGCCGAGGGCCTGCAACCCCGCCCCGATCGGCGCGGCGACACCGGTGGCCAGGAGTCCGCCCAGGGTGACCCGGGAGTTCGCCTTCACCAGGGAGAACCGAGGTGGCAGCAGCCGTGGCACCACGGCGCTTCGTACGACCCCGTACGACCTGGACGCGACCAGCACGCCCAGCGCGGCGGGATACAGCTCCAGGCTGCCGGTCACGACCGCGCCCGACAGCAGCAGCGCGAGCATGGCCCGCGCGAACATCGCGCCCGCCATCGCGGCCCGGCGGCCGTGCGGGAGACGGTCCAGGAGCGGGCCGATCACCGGGGCGAGGACGGTGAAGGGCGCCATGGTGATGGCGAGGTAGAGGGCGACGCGCCCGCGCGCCTCGTCGGTGGGCACCGAGAAGAAGACGGTGGAGGCGAGGGCGACGGTGATCATGACATCGCCGGCGCCGTTCACCGCGTGCAGCTCGATCAGTTTCCCGAGGCCGGATTCGCCCGCCCCGTGCGCGTGCGTCGCCTTGCGGATCCCGCGCGCCGTTCCGGTCACCGGGAAGTGCAGGGCACGGCCCACCGCGCGGACGGAACCGGTCATCCGGCCCGATCCGCCATTTCTGGTGCCCCCCTTGGCAGCGCCGACACCGGCGGCTCCTTGGGGCGACCTTGCGGCTGCCACTCCGCAATAGTGCCCCGAGAAGTGCGTACGTAGTGTGGTTACCGCGCGTATGGCGGCCGAGTGGGCTGGTGACGGGCCGCACGCGGGTCGCGTGTCGGGGTGCCGAACCGGACCGGGGCGGGGGCGAGGAGCGTTTTCCGGCCGACCGGGACGGTTGTGCGAGGTTCTTTTCGATCCGTACGAGAGGGGGTGTGGGGTGGGAAAACACTGCCTCGGAGCGGTCCGGAAACCCGGCGCGGAGTGCGGAAGAGCCCCGCCGGTGTGGGCCCAGGGCTCAGGAGAAGGTAGCGTGCGTAGCGCGCCTGCGGCGGTTGTTCTCGGCCGCGCGCCTCTCGGTCATCCCGCAGAATGGATGACGTAGGTGCGCCCGAGTGCGATCGGGCGTGGACGTCGACGCGGCCCACCGGTCCGCTCCGTCCGCACTCCCGCCGAGGAATGGCGCACCCGTGAGACGGCGTAGGAGAGAAGCGATACCTGTGAGCGCAGCGACAACGCGAAGCCGCACCCCCGACCGCCTGTGCGCCGAGGCCGTCGACCTCGCGCGCACCGCCGCCGAGGAGGCCGCCGCCCCCGGCGTCGTCGGCGAGCACGTGGGACTGGTCTCCGAGGGGGACCGCGTTGTCACGCACTACTTCGAGTGCAAGGAGTTCGGGTACCGCGGCTGGCGCTGGGCCGTGACCGTCGCCCGTGCCTCCCGCGCGAAGGTCGTCACCCTCGACGAGACGGTGCTGCTGCCCGGCCCCGACTCCCTGCTCGCCCCCGAGTGGGTGCCGTGGAGCGAGCGGCTGCGCCCCGGGGACATGGGCCCGGGCGACCTGCTGCCCACCGACGCCGAGGATCTCCGTCTCGAGCCCGGTTTCTCCGGGGAGGACGAGCCCGCGCCGAACTCCGCGGTCTCCCAGGACATGGCGGAACTGGTCGAGGCGGAGGACGCCGAGGTCACCGTCGGCACCCCCGCGCACCTGCCGGTCGCCCCGCGCCGCGGCTCGATCGCGGCCGTCGCGGAGGAACTCGGCCTGCGCCGGGCCCGTGTCCTGTCCCGGTACGGCCTGCATGTCGCGGCCGACCGCTGGGAGGAGTCGTACGGCCCCAAGACGGCGATGGCCCAGGCCGCCCCCGCGTCCTGCGTCAGCTGCGGCTTCCTGAACCCCATCGGGGGCTCGCTCGGGCAGGCGTTCGGTGTCTGCGCGAACGAGTTCTCTCCGGCGGACGGGCGTGTCGTCTCCCTCTCGTACGGCTGTGGCGGCCACTCCGAGGCCGCGGTCATGCCCAAACCTCCCCGCCCGGCCCCTCCGGTCATCGACGAGACCCAGGTCGACCCCTTCCCCCTCCGCCCCTCCCCGGACTCCGGTTCGGTCTCCCTCACCCCCGACGAAACCACAGCGGAACTGGGCCACTCGTAAGTTCCCTCGTCCTCGAACGCCGGACGGGCTGAAGATGCGCGCAGCGCTTCTCAGGGGCGCGGGGAGCTGCGCGACCAGCCCCCACCGGCCCCGCAGGCAAGGGATCCGTGGGTGGGTGGGGATCCGGGGCGTAGCCCAGGTTCAGGGGGTCCCGGCAGCCCGCGGTCCGGCGGATCCGGGCAGGCCGGAATTCGGGGCCCGGCCCCGTCGGGAGAGGGCCGCAGGCCGAGATGCACCGTGGGCCGGGCCGGAACCCCTCCCGCCGCGCGGTACCTTCGTGCCGCGGCCGGGCCCAGCGCTCGCGATCGCGTGAAGCGAGAGGGAGAGTGAACCGTGAGCAAGTTCGTGCGGCCGGCAGCCGAGGGCGCGGACCCGTTCGGCACGGCCCGCCTGCGCCGCGGCGTGCAGGACGCCTGGGCCACCAGCCCGGCCCGGTTCCGTGAGGACGCCAACGCCGAGGAGGACCTCGTCCTCGGCGGCTACCGGGACCGGCTCGTCGTCGAGCTCGCCCAGAACGCCGCCGACGCGGCAGCCCGCGCCGGCGTCCCCGGCCGTCTCCGCCTCACCCTCCGCGACGGAGTACTCCTCGCGGCCAACACCGGCGCCCCCCTCGACGCGGCCGGCGTCGAATCGCTCGCCACCCTCCGCGCCTCCGCGAAGCGGGACGCGCACGACACCGCCGTCGGCCGCTTCGGCGTCGGCTTCGCGGCCGTCCTCGCGGTGACCGACGAGCCCGCCGTGGTCGGCCGGCACGGCGGCGTGCGCTGGTCCCTCGCCGAGGCCCGCGAACTGGCGGCGGACACCGCCCGCCACAGCCCGGGCCTCGGGGACGAGATCCGTCGGCGCGACGGCCATGTGCCGCTGCTCCGGCTGCCGTTCGCGGCCGAGGGCACCGCCCCGGACCCGTACGACACCGTCGTGATCCTCCCGCTGCGCGACCCCGCCGCCGAGGGCCTCGCCGAGCGCCTCCTGCAGAACATCGACGACGCCCTCCTGCTCGCCCTCCCGGGCCTGGAGGAAGTGATCGTCGAGGTAGGGGAGGGCGGCGAGGACGTACGCACGCTGCGACGCCGCGACGACGAGCACGGCGTCACCATCGAGGACTCCCGCCACGGCACCACGCCCTACCGCACCGTCTCCCACCACGGCCCCCTCGACCCCGCGCTCCTCGCCGACCGCCCGGTCGAGGAGCGCCTGCGCCCGCACTGGTCGGTGACCTGGGCCGTACCGGTGGACGCGGACGGCACGCCCGCGCGGCCCCGCACCAGCCCCGTCGTGCACGCGCCCACGCCCAGCGACGAACCCCTCGGCGTGCCGGCCCTCCTCATCGCCTCCCTCCCGCTCGACACCACCCGGCGCCACGCCGCACCCGGCCCGCTCACCGAGTTCCTGGTGGAGCGCGCCGCGGACGCCTACGCCGAACTCCTCGCCGCCTGGCGCCCGGTGGACACCGGGATCATCGACCTCGTGCCCGGCCCGCTCGGCAAGGGCGAGCTGGACGGCACCCTGCGCCAGGCGATCCTGGACCGGCTGCCGCGTACCGCCTTCCTGCCGCCCGCCGTCCCTCGGGCCAAGGACCAGGACACCCCGGCGGACTGGCCCGAGGGCGAGAGCGACGGCGGAACCGGGGCCGCGGGCGGGATCGGTCTCGCGGAGATCGCGGAGAACCCGGACGCCCTCCGGCCGCGCGACGCCGAGGTCGTCGAGGGCGCCGGTGCCGACACCGTCCGCGTCCTCGCCGAGGTGATCCCCAGCCTGCTGCCCGCCGGACTGGAACGCCGGGTGGAGCTGCGGACGCTGGGTGTCGCCCGCGTCCCGCTCACCGAGGCCGTGGACCGGCTGGCCGGCCTCGAGAAGGACCCGGGCTGGTGGTGGCGGCTGTACGACAGCCTCGCCGGCGTCGACCCGGACCGGCTCTCCGGCCTGCCCGTACCGCTCGCCGACGGCCGTACGACCATCGGCCCCCGCCAGATCCTGCTGCCCGACCCCGACGGCGCCCAGCACGCCGCCCCCGACACCCTGGCCCGGCTCGGCCTCAAGGTCGCCCACCCGGACGCCGCCCACCCCCTCCTGGAGAAGCTGGGCGCCCTCCCGGCCACCGCCCGCGCCGTCCTCACCACCCCGCAGGTGCGTGCCGCCGTCGCCGCCTCCCTCGACGACGAGGGGGCGGCCTGGGACCAGGAGACCCCGGACACCGAGGAGCTGGCGGACCTCGTCCTCGCCCTCGTCCGTGACGCCGCCCTCGAACCCGGCGACGAACCCTGGCTCGGCGCCCTCGCCCTGCCCGACGAGGAGGGCGAACTGCTCCCCGCGGGCGAACTCGTGCTGCCCGGCAGCTCCTTCGCGCAGGTCATGCGCGAGGACGAACTCGCCTTCGTCGACGACGAGCTGGCCGACCGCTGGGGCGAACAGCCGCTCGCGGCCTGTGGCGTGCTCGCCGGCTTCACCCTCGTCCGCGCCACCGACGTCGTTCTCGACCCGGACGAACTGGAGCCCCGCGACTCGGACTTCGCCGAACCCGACGACGCGGGTCTGCTGGACGCCGTCGACGTGTGGTGCGAGGACGTCCTCGACCGGCTGCCCGACACGCCGGTGCCGCCGGTCGCGACGGAGATCGTCGCCGTACGGGACCTGGACCTGGTCGACGACGACCGCTGGCCGCAGGCACTCACCCTGCTCTCCCAGCCGCCCCTGCGGGACGCGCTCACCCAGCCGGTGCGGATCCTCCTCCCGGACGGCACGCACGAGATCGTCCGGCCGTACACGGCCTGGTGGCTGCGCGGCCACCCCGTCCTCGACGGCCGCCGCCCGGCCGGTCTGCGGGCGGAGGGCAGCGACCCCCTCCTGCACGGCCTGTACGACGCCGCCGACGCCACCGGTTTCGATGACGAGCAGGTTCTGCGGGCCCTGGGCGTACGCACCTCCGTGGCCGCCCTCCTGGAGGAGCCCGGCGGCGCCGCCGAACTCCTCGACCGGCTCGCCGACCCCGACCGCGAGGTCTCCGGAGCGCAACTCCACGCTCTCTACGGGGCCTTGGCCGACCTCGAACCCGAACAGGTGACGCTGCCGGACGAGTTGCGGGCCGTGGTGGACGGCGAGGTGGTCGTCGTGGACGCCGCCGACGCCGTGGTCGTCGACTCGCCCGACCTGCTGCCCTTCACCGGCGGCATGCCGCTGCTCCCCGTACGGCCCGCGCGCGCCGCCGATCTCGCCGAGCTGTTCCAGGTGCGGCGGCTGAGCGAGTCGGTGACCGGGGAGGTGACCTCGGAGGGCTCCGAGCACGACGTACCGGAGTCCGTGCGGGTCCTGCTGGGTCCCTCGACCCCCACCTCGTACGTCGAACACGAGGAACTCGTCGTCGACGGAACCGAATTGGACTGGCGCCGCACACGCGACGGGGTGCTGCACGCCGCCACCCTGGAGGGCGTGGCGGCCGGTCTCGCCTGGGCGGCCGGACAGTGGCCGCGCCGCTTCGAGGTCGCGGCCCTGCTGGAGGACCCGTCCCGCACGGAGGAACTGGCCCGGGACCGCTGGTTCGACTGAGACCGGGTACAGGCCCGTCAGAGGGTGCGGGATACGGGCCCGTCGGAGGGCGTGCGCGGTCGTTCGCGTCCCCTCCGGCGGGCCTGTGTTGTGACCTTCATCATGCCCGCACAAAGGTTCCACCATCCGTACAACCATTCGCTCCCGTCGCGGATCTGATCACCCGAGTCAACAGACTCCACGATCACTTGGGCCCCAAGGGAAGACGAGCCGTGAGGAACGACCACTCACCACCGGGGCCCCTTTCTCCACTTGGGGATCGCATGCGCATTCGCGCCACTGTGGCCGCCGTCTCCGGCGCCCTGGCCCTCTCCGCCTTCGTCGTCCCGGCCGCTCAGGCCGCAGACGCCCCGGGCGCCGCCGCGCTCGCCGGCAGCGTCCGGCCGAACACGGCGAAGTCGCCCACCGACGTCACCCAGGGTGACACCAAGATCTCGAACGTCGTCGTCAACGGCGGCAAGGCGGTCGTCTTCGGCACGACCACGAAGAAGACCTTCACGGTCACCTTCACGGCCTCCGACAACTCCGGCATCAACATGGCGCTCGCGATCCTGTACCACGGCGCGAACATCGACGACTCCGACAACGGTGCCGTGCCGAACGAGAACGGGGGCGAGAAGGCCTCCTGCACCGCGGTCAGCAGCACGACCTCGAACTGCAAGGAGACCTTCACGATCCAGGCCAATGAGCAGCTGCTCAACGCGCACGCGGGCACCTGGAAGGTCTGGGCGATCGCGCAGGGCAAGGACGCCAACTACGTCCAGAAGGACAACGCCAAGAGCTTCTACGTCCAGCGCGCCTCCAAGCTGACGGTGAACGCGGCCCCGGAGCCGGTGAAGAAGGGCAAGACCATCACGGTCACCGGCGCCCTGACCCGCGCCGACTGGCAGACCGGCAAGTACACGGGTTACGTGGGCCAGCCGGTGAAGCTGCAGTTCAAGAAGAAGGGCGCCAGCGCCTACACCACGGTCAAGACGATCAAGACGACCACGGGTGGCGCGCTGAAGACGACGGTCACGGCGTCCGTCGACGGCACCTTCCGTTACGCCTTCGCGGGCACCACGACCACCCCGGCGGTGAACGCGGCGGGCGACTTCATCGACGTGACGTGACGTGACGTGACGTGAGCGTCCGGCCCCCGCGCCCCGCCCGGGACGTGGGGGCCGGACCTTCGCGGACGGCGCGGCCGGGTAATGCGCCAACAAAAAGATCAGGACCCGTACAACCATCAGTTTGCGCCATTGATCTGATCATCCGAGTCAACAGACTCAATGATCACCTGGGCCCCATGTGAAGACGAGCCGTGACGAACGGCCAACCGTCGGGGCCCCTTTCTCCACTTGGGGATCGCATGCGTATTCGCGCCACTGTGGCCGCCGTCTCCGGCGCCCTGGCCCTCTCCGCGTTCGCCGTGTCGGCCGCGCACGCCACCGACTCCGCCGCCTATCGCGCGGACGTCGCCAAGGTGCAGGAGGCCGCCCACGCCGCCTCCGGCATGACCGCGTTCAGCACCGACGCCGCCACGGACGCCGCCCCGTACACGATGGACGTCACCTTCTCCAACCTGAAGGTCGGCAGCGCGATCAAGGTCGGCACCACCAACCACGTCGCCGTCCCGGTCACGTACACGCTCACGCACGGCAGCGACGTCGACATCACCGCGAGCGACTTCTTCTCCGGCCCCGAAATCTACAAGGGCTCGTATGACTCGCCGGACAACCTCCTCATGGGTGACAACCCGGCGACCTGCACCGTCACCTCGTCGACCACCGCCAGCTGCAAGGGCAACATCGACATCTACCCGGCCGACGGCGATCTGCTGAACTCCGACGCCGGCACCTGGTCGGCGGGTGCCCTCGCCGTCGCGTACAACGGGCAGGACCCGAACAGCTCCACCTTCGACCTCACCAAGGTCGGCTACGCCGAGCAGGGCGGCCTGGGCACCACCAAGGTTCAGCGCTACTCGAAGCTGACGGTCGACGCGACCCCGGAGCCGGTCTACAAGGGCAAGACCCTGACCGCCAAGGGCAAGCTGACCCGCGCCAACTGGGAGACCAACACCTACAAGGGCTTCACCAACCAGCCCGTCAAGCTGCAGTTCCGCAAGGCGGGCACCAGCACGTACACCACGATCAAGACGGTGTACTCGGACTCGTACGGCAACGTGAAGGCCACCACCACCGCCAACTACGACGGCTACTGGCGCTTCAGCTTCGCGGGCACCACGACCACCCCGGCCGTCTCGGCGACCGGTGACTACGTCGACGTGAAGTAGTCCCACCCCGTACTAACCAGTCATCACGTGCGGTCCCCGCGCTCCCGCCAGGGGCGCGGGGACCGCACGCGTTCCAGCCGTACACATTCCATGGGGGGGAATCCATGCGCAAGCGCACCACCACCGTCGCCCTGCTCGCGTCCTTCGCCGCCGCCGGAGCCGCCCTGGCGCCCGCGGCCTTCGCGGACGGCAGCCAGGGGGACACGAAGATCACCAAGGTCGTCGTGAACGGCGGCAAGGACGTCGTCATCGGCGCGACGACCGTCAAGAAGTTCACGGTCTCGGTCACCGCCACCGACAACCAAGGCATCAAGAGCGCCGACATCACCCTCAACGGCCCCGGCTACGGCATCCTCACCACGTCCTCGGTGAAGTGCGTCGCCGCGAGCGCCACGACGTCGACCTGCTCCACCAGCTTCACCGTCGACCCGCGGGTGTACGACGTCACGAGCGACCAGGCGGGCACCTGGTACGTGGACGCCTGGGTCGACGCCAGCGGCGACGACTCCAACTTCATC is a window of Streptomyces mirabilis DNA encoding:
- a CDS encoding MFS transporter, giving the protein MAAARSPQGAAGVGAAKGGTRNGGSGRMTGSVRAVGRALHFPVTGTARGIRKATHAHGAGESGLGKLIELHAVNGAGDVMITVALASTVFFSVPTDEARGRVALYLAITMAPFTVLAPVIGPLLDRLPHGRRAAMAGAMFARAMLALLLSGAVVTGSLELYPAALGVLVASRSYGVVRSAVVPRLLPPRFSLVKANSRVTLGGLLATGVAAPIGAGLQALGPRYPLYGAFVIFIAGTFLSFTLPPKVDSAKGEDRALLVADEEHLHGPQLIKDKLRRPGLRTVGTAVTHALGANAALRCLSGFLIFFLAFLLREHPLTGESAAVSLGIVGVSAGAGNALGTAVGAWLKSRAPEIIIVTVVAGVLGAAITAAIFFGAFLVACLTAVAGFSQALAKLSLDALIQRDVPELVRTSAFARSETLLQVAWVFGGAIGIVLPLNGTLGLSVAAAIVAVGWLTTVRGLLGAARRGGPVRSRVA
- a CDS encoding DUF3027 domain-containing protein, with product MSAATTRSRTPDRLCAEAVDLARTAAEEAAAPGVVGEHVGLVSEGDRVVTHYFECKEFGYRGWRWAVTVARASRAKVVTLDETVLLPGPDSLLAPEWVPWSERLRPGDMGPGDLLPTDAEDLRLEPGFSGEDEPAPNSAVSQDMAELVEAEDAEVTVGTPAHLPVAPRRGSIAAVAEELGLRRARVLSRYGLHVAADRWEESYGPKTAMAQAAPASCVSCGFLNPIGGSLGQAFGVCANEFSPADGRVVSLSYGCGGHSEAAVMPKPPRPAPPVIDETQVDPFPLRPSPDSGSVSLTPDETTAELGHS
- a CDS encoding sacsin N-terminal ATP-binding-like domain-containing protein; the encoded protein is MSKFVRPAAEGADPFGTARLRRGVQDAWATSPARFREDANAEEDLVLGGYRDRLVVELAQNAADAAARAGVPGRLRLTLRDGVLLAANTGAPLDAAGVESLATLRASAKRDAHDTAVGRFGVGFAAVLAVTDEPAVVGRHGGVRWSLAEARELAADTARHSPGLGDEIRRRDGHVPLLRLPFAAEGTAPDPYDTVVILPLRDPAAEGLAERLLQNIDDALLLALPGLEEVIVEVGEGGEDVRTLRRRDDEHGVTIEDSRHGTTPYRTVSHHGPLDPALLADRPVEERLRPHWSVTWAVPVDADGTPARPRTSPVVHAPTPSDEPLGVPALLIASLPLDTTRRHAAPGPLTEFLVERAADAYAELLAAWRPVDTGIIDLVPGPLGKGELDGTLRQAILDRLPRTAFLPPAVPRAKDQDTPADWPEGESDGGTGAAGGIGLAEIAENPDALRPRDAEVVEGAGADTVRVLAEVIPSLLPAGLERRVELRTLGVARVPLTEAVDRLAGLEKDPGWWWRLYDSLAGVDPDRLSGLPVPLADGRTTIGPRQILLPDPDGAQHAAPDTLARLGLKVAHPDAAHPLLEKLGALPATARAVLTTPQVRAAVAASLDDEGAAWDQETPDTEELADLVLALVRDAALEPGDEPWLGALALPDEEGELLPAGELVLPGSSFAQVMREDELAFVDDELADRWGEQPLAACGVLAGFTLVRATDVVLDPDELEPRDSDFAEPDDAGLLDAVDVWCEDVLDRLPDTPVPPVATEIVAVRDLDLVDDDRWPQALTLLSQPPLRDALTQPVRILLPDGTHEIVRPYTAWWLRGHPVLDGRRPAGLRAEGSDPLLHGLYDAADATGFDDEQVLRALGVRTSVAALLEEPGGAAELLDRLADPDREVSGAQLHALYGALADLEPEQVTLPDELRAVVDGEVVVVDAADAVVVDSPDLLPFTGGMPLLPVRPARAADLAELFQVRRLSESVTGEVTSEGSEHDVPESVRVLLGPSTPTSYVEHEELVVDGTELDWRRTRDGVLHAATLEGVAAGLAWAAGQWPRRFEVAALLEDPSRTEELARDRWFD
- a CDS encoding DUF5707 domain-containing protein, translated to MRIRATVAAVSGALALSAFVVPAAQAADAPGAAALAGSVRPNTAKSPTDVTQGDTKISNVVVNGGKAVVFGTTTKKTFTVTFTASDNSGINMALAILYHGANIDDSDNGAVPNENGGEKASCTAVSSTTSNCKETFTIQANEQLLNAHAGTWKVWAIAQGKDANYVQKDNAKSFYVQRASKLTVNAAPEPVKKGKTITVTGALTRADWQTGKYTGYVGQPVKLQFKKKGASAYTTVKTIKTTTGGALKTTVTASVDGTFRYAFAGTTTTPAVNAAGDFIDVT
- a CDS encoding calcium-binding protein → MRKRTTTVALLASFAAAGAALAPAAFADGSQGDTKITKVVVNGGKDVVIGATTVKKFTVSVTATDNQGIKSADITLNGPGYGILTTSSVKCVAASATTSTCSTSFTVDPRVYDVTSDQAGTWYVDAWVDASGDDSNFIWKEKAGSFKLQRLSKLTVNAAPEPVKKGKTITVTGALTRASWEYGKYVGYTGRPVKLQFKKKGANAYTTVKTITTTSGGALKTTVKASVDGTYRYAFAGTTTTPAVNATGDYIDVR